A window of Fibrobacter sp. contains these coding sequences:
- a CDS encoding type II/IV secretion system protein, giving the protein MSTYPVMTRNRGVNEKVVLRILDPQSKNLTLDVLGFLPRTLKTFSEMINRPDGIILVTGPTGSGKSSTLYSALQKIYSVSKNIVTMEDPVEYHLDGISQGQINTKAGFTFAEGMRSILRQDPDIIMIGEMRDRETCEMAIQAALTGHLVFSTLHTNDSASAYTRLLDMGLEPYLITSTVIGILAQRLVRKICTRCREAYTPEPELLSKIGIRPGIQLYRGKGCKQCGGSGYSGRIGIFELLVPDANITKLVLQRAPFEQIKQYCLKRGDFDSLRRDGLRKAIEGLTTIEQVLGATQND; this is encoded by the coding sequence GTGTCCACTTATCCTGTGATGACCAGGAACAGAGGGGTAAACGAAAAGGTCGTTCTTAGAATCCTTGATCCGCAATCAAAGAACCTGACCCTTGACGTGCTGGGATTTCTCCCCCGGACACTTAAAACATTCAGCGAGATGATCAATCGTCCCGACGGAATAATTCTGGTGACAGGACCGACCGGAAGCGGTAAAAGCTCGACCCTTTATTCTGCCCTGCAGAAAATTTACAGCGTGTCAAAGAATATCGTCACCATGGAAGATCCTGTGGAATATCATCTGGACGGAATCAGTCAGGGGCAGATAAATACCAAAGCCGGATTTACATTTGCAGAAGGGATGAGATCAATTCTCCGCCAGGACCCGGATATTATCATGATAGGTGAGATGCGGGACAGGGAGACATGTGAGATGGCGATTCAGGCGGCTCTCACAGGGCATCTGGTGTTCTCGACCCTGCACACCAACGACTCTGCATCAGCTTACACCCGCTTGCTTGACATGGGGCTTGAACCCTACCTGATCACATCGACTGTTATCGGGATTCTGGCTCAGCGGCTGGTTCGCAAGATCTGCACAAGGTGCAGGGAGGCGTATACCCCTGAACCAGAGCTGCTTTCTAAAATCGGAATACGCCCGGGTATTCAGCTTTACAGAGGGAAGGGGTGCAAACAATGCGGTGGTTCAGGTTATTCGGGACGTATCGGGATTTTTGAACTTCTGGTACCAGATGCAAATATTACCAAGCTGGTGCTTCAGCGCGCCCCTTTTGAGCAGATCAAGCAGTATTGCCTTAAGAGAGGGGATTTCGATTCACTCCGTCGTGACGGATTGAGAAAGGCTATTGAAGGATTGACAACTATAGAGCAGGTACTTGGAGCAACACAGAATGATTAA